From the Gemmatimonadota bacterium genome, one window contains:
- a CDS encoding non-heme iron oxygenase ferredoxin subunit: MASWIQVAAAADCPVGQLKGVTAGSTEIVLANFEGTVYALEDECSHEAFPLSDGELEGNEILCIYHGARFDCRTGKNICIPATRPVKSFPVEVRAGQIYIDVS, translated from the coding sequence ATGGCTAGTTGGATCCAGGTGGCCGCCGCGGCTGACTGCCCGGTCGGCCAACTCAAGGGCGTGACCGCCGGCAGCACCGAAATCGTGCTCGCCAACTTCGAAGGAACTGTCTACGCGCTCGAAGACGAGTGCTCCCACGAGGCGTTTCCACTCTCCGACGGAGAGCTGGAGGGTAACGAGATCCTCTGTATCTACCACGGTGCCCGCTTCGACTGTAGGACCGGCAAGAACATATGCATTCCAGCCACTCGACCGGTGAAGTCGTTCCCGGTGGAAGTTCGCGCTGGACAGATCTACATCGACGTGAGCTGA